A window of Xanthocytophaga agilis contains these coding sequences:
- a CDS encoding gamma-glutamyltransferase family protein, producing MKKLTLLMGYLLGCIQIILAQSFNNLPVITQKPPLHGRHWMAVTGKPLAATAGAMIFNKGGNAIDASCAMLAATCTMWDVLSWGGETQALIYNPKTKKVIAINALGVAPTGATADFFKNKGMKYPPEYGPLAAVTPGTPGGLMTILAEYGTMSLKDVLAPAMQMAEGYPIEAQTANQIERNKEMIKQWPYSKKVFLPHLGEKREAPDAGEVFVQKDLLETLKKLVETEQQALKKGKSRKDAIYAAYDRFYKGDIAKEIARGCKEQGGLITEQDLANWKVKIEEPTMTSYRGIDVYKLQPWTQGPAMLQTLNILENFDIKSMGYNSTRYIHTLYQAMNLAFADRDFYYGDPAFAPEEPIKGLLSKEYAKERSKLINFEMNDPKIGPGDPYPFEGKQNPYKDVLQKWGNLQSQLYTPGNPVLDEKYFERFQAGTTSVEAADKEGWVVSITPSGGWVPACIAGNTGVGLSQRMQSFVLDPKENPFNVVEPGKRPRVTLTPTLALKDGKPFLSFAKQAGDEQDQLLLQFFLNIVEFNMTVQEACEAPSFKTLQMYSSFGAHEKVPGGLVLNSAMPTWVRKDLTRMGYSLSYQERTSGPINAIWFDWQHGTFWGGSSNHGEDYGIGW from the coding sequence ATGAAGAAACTTACACTACTCATGGGTTATTTGCTGGGTTGTATTCAGATAATTCTGGCTCAGTCATTTAACAATCTTCCTGTAATCACACAGAAACCACCTCTACATGGTCGGCACTGGATGGCGGTCACTGGTAAACCTCTGGCTGCCACTGCTGGCGCTATGATATTTAACAAAGGCGGGAATGCCATAGACGCCTCATGTGCTATGCTTGCAGCTACCTGTACCATGTGGGATGTATTAAGCTGGGGAGGTGAAACTCAAGCGTTGATTTACAATCCCAAGACCAAGAAGGTTATTGCCATCAATGCCTTGGGAGTAGCGCCAACAGGTGCAACAGCTGATTTTTTCAAAAATAAGGGAATGAAATATCCTCCGGAATACGGTCCACTGGCTGCTGTAACTCCCGGCACTCCTGGGGGACTAATGACCATTCTGGCTGAATATGGTACCATGAGCCTCAAAGATGTATTGGCTCCGGCTATGCAAATGGCTGAAGGATATCCCATCGAAGCCCAAACAGCGAATCAAATTGAACGGAATAAAGAGATGATCAAACAATGGCCTTATTCCAAAAAGGTGTTCTTACCTCACCTGGGCGAAAAAAGAGAAGCTCCGGATGCAGGTGAAGTATTTGTTCAAAAAGACCTGCTGGAAACCCTGAAGAAGCTGGTAGAAACGGAACAACAGGCACTGAAAAAAGGGAAATCCAGAAAAGATGCGATTTATGCTGCTTATGACCGTTTTTACAAAGGAGATATTGCCAAAGAAATTGCACGTGGTTGCAAAGAACAGGGTGGATTAATCACTGAACAGGATCTGGCTAACTGGAAAGTAAAAATTGAAGAACCAACAATGACATCTTACCGGGGTATTGATGTGTATAAACTTCAACCGTGGACACAAGGACCAGCGATGTTACAAACCTTGAATATCCTTGAGAACTTTGATATCAAAAGCATGGGATATAATTCAACTCGTTACATACATACGCTTTATCAGGCTATGAACCTGGCGTTTGCGGATCGGGACTTCTATTATGGTGATCCTGCATTTGCTCCGGAAGAACCTATCAAAGGATTATTATCTAAAGAGTATGCAAAAGAACGCAGCAAGCTGATCAACTTTGAAATGAACGATCCTAAGATTGGTCCTGGAGATCCATATCCGTTTGAAGGCAAACAAAATCCATACAAAGATGTACTGCAAAAATGGGGCAATCTGCAAAGTCAGTTGTATACACCTGGTAATCCTGTTCTGGATGAAAAATACTTTGAACGCTTCCAGGCAGGAACTACTTCAGTAGAAGCAGCAGACAAAGAAGGCTGGGTTGTATCCATTACTCCCAGTGGCGGCTGGGTACCAGCTTGTATTGCGGGAAATACAGGAGTTGGTTTGAGTCAGCGTATGCAGAGCTTTGTTTTAGATCCTAAAGAAAATCCGTTCAATGTAGTAGAACCAGGTAAACGTCCACGTGTTACGCTTACTCCTACACTGGCGCTCAAAGATGGCAAACCTTTTCTTTCATTTGCCAAACAAGCAGGTGATGAACAAGATCAGTTACTGCTACAGTTCTTCCTGAATATAGTCGAGTTTAATATGACCGTACAGGAAGCCTGTGAAGCGCCCAGCTTCAAAACATTACAAATGTATAGCAGTTTTGGCGCTCATGAGAAAGTTCCCGGAGGACTTGTACTCAACTCAGCCATGCCAACATGGGTTCGCAAAGATCTGACTCGTATGGGCTATAGTCTTTCGTATCAGGAAAGAACTTCCGGCCCTATCAATGCAATCTGGTTTGACTGGCAGCATGGTACGTTCTGGGGAGGATCAAGCAATCATGGAGAAGATTATGGAATAGGCTGGTAA
- a CDS encoding zinc-binding dehydrogenase, with product MTMQALVLEQLHQPLLLKEVTVPVLQENEVLIQLKAAALNRRDFWIQQGQYAAIRLPAILGSDGAGIVADIGVTVDAAWRDKEVVINPGLHWGKNPKAQSREFRVLGMPDSGTFAQYVKVPVTHLVPKPAHLTWQQAAALPLAGLTAYRSLFTRAELQPYEKILVTGVGGGVALQCMQFAVATGADVYVTSGSDDKLQQAIEMGAKGGANYKQADWVASLKSQAGAFDVIIDSAAGDSVAKLTELAAEGGRIVFYGGTNGVINGIVPGRIFWKQLSILGSTMGTEGEFNTMVEFVEKHKLAPVVSKIFAFAEVNEALQYMQEAAQFGKIVLEIE from the coding sequence ATGACTATGCAGGCATTGGTATTGGAACAATTGCATCAGCCTTTGTTGCTAAAAGAGGTTACTGTCCCGGTTTTACAGGAAAACGAAGTTTTGATTCAGCTGAAAGCTGCTGCACTGAATCGGCGGGACTTCTGGATACAACAGGGACAATATGCTGCTATCCGCCTGCCTGCTATTTTGGGGTCTGATGGGGCTGGAATTGTGGCAGATATAGGGGTTACAGTAGATGCAGCATGGAGAGACAAAGAGGTAGTAATTAATCCGGGTTTGCATTGGGGAAAGAATCCGAAGGCTCAGTCACGTGAGTTCAGAGTGCTGGGTATGCCAGACTCAGGCACCTTTGCACAATACGTAAAAGTTCCTGTTACACATCTTGTACCTAAACCTGCACATCTAACCTGGCAGCAGGCTGCAGCATTGCCACTGGCTGGACTTACTGCGTATCGGTCTTTGTTTACCCGTGCAGAATTACAGCCTTATGAAAAGATATTAGTTACCGGAGTAGGAGGAGGGGTAGCATTGCAATGTATGCAGTTTGCTGTCGCAACAGGAGCAGACGTATATGTAACATCGGGGTCGGATGATAAATTACAGCAAGCTATAGAAATGGGAGCGAAGGGTGGAGCTAATTACAAACAGGCGGATTGGGTTGCTTCTCTGAAGTCACAGGCAGGAGCCTTTGATGTGATTATAGATAGTGCTGCTGGAGATAGTGTGGCAAAACTTACCGAACTGGCTGCTGAGGGAGGGCGCATTGTTTTTTATGGAGGGACTAATGGGGTAATCAATGGAATAGTGCCAGGCCGAATATTCTGGAAACAACTGAGCATTCTGGGTTCTACAATGGGAACAGAAGGGGAGTTTAATACGATGGTTGAGTTTGTCGAAAAGCACAAACTGGCACCTGTAGTCAGTAAAATATTTGCTTTTGCGGAGGTGAATGAGGCCCTCCAATATATGCAGGAGGCTGCACAGTTTGGTAAAATCGTGCTGGAGATCGAATAA